In Microbacterium sp. ABRD28, the genomic stretch TCCTCGCCGACGGCGAGGGCGGGGTCGCCCGTGCCCGCGCGGCCCCAGCGATCCCACGTGCGCACGGTGTGGTCGAGGAGCGTGTCGACGGGTGCCCCGAGCAGGGTCTGGGCGTCGCGGACGGCCGCGTCGACGGCATCCGAATCGGCGGAGCCGTCGTACGACAGCCGCACCGCCTCTCGCTCGCCGAGGGCCTGTCGGATCCACGGCCACTTCGCGGTGAGGTGGGTGAGGGCCCGCGCCCGCACGTTCTGCGCGGCGGGGCCCACGAGCACACCGGTCCCCCGCGGGGCGCCACGCCACGCGGGCGCTTCGACGACCAGGGTGACGACGGTGATCCGCCGAGTGGGGTCGGGTGCCCGCCGCGGCCGGGCGAGGACCGGGATGCCGCGGAGACGGCGTCCGCCGACCTCGATACCGTCGTCTGCGACGGCGGTCACCGGGGCGCCGGTGATGAGCTCGGCGCCGTGCGCGGCGGCATCGGCCACGAGGGCATCGACCAGGCGGAACACCCCTCCGCGCACCCCGGCGACCTGACTTCCGGCGGGCGAAGTGGACCGGATCGAGGCGATGGCCGCGGCGAGCGAACCGGTGCGGCGGAACTCCTCGCGCAGGCGCGGCGAGGCACTGTCGATGGGCAGGGCGTCGGGGGTGGTCGAATGGACACCCCGCACGACCGGGGCGACGAGGGCATCGACGACACGGTCTCCCATGCGGGTCCGCACGAGCGCACCGAGCGTCTCGGCTTTCGCTCCCTCATCGGGCGGGAGGGTCGCGTCCTGGCGGGCGCGGGCGAGGCCGTCCGCGCCGAGCGCCGGGAGCAGGGACTCGTCGAGGATCGTGGGGATCCCGAGGAGCCCGGCTGCCGGGAGCGGGAAGGCGCGGTCGCTCCGCTCCTGCACCCAGGCGGGTGCACCCGCGGCCGGCGCGACGATGTCGTCGGCGAACCCGAGTTCGGCCAGCAGCGCCAGGACGGTACCGGGCCCGTCACCGCCGCGGGTGGCGAACGATTCCGCCCCGGCGTCGAGGGCCACGCCCGCGACATCCTGCCTGGCCACCTGCCCGCCGAAGACGCTCTCTGCCTCGAAGAGCCGCACCCGGTGCCCGGCGAGCGCGGCCCGCCTTGCGAAGACCAGGCCCGCGACACCGCCGCCGGCGACGAGGAGGTCAGCGGTCATGGACGAAGGCGACGATGCGCGTAAGGGCGTCGGGGTCGGTCTCGGGAGGAACGCCGTGCCCGAGGTTCAGGATGTGGGCGGGCGCCGCCGAGCCCGCTTCGATGACCTCCTCGACATGGCGCTCGAGCAGTCGCCACGGGGCGTTCAGCAGCGCCGGGTCGATGTTCCCCTGCAGCGGCACGCGCCCGTCGAGACGGCGGTTGGCCTCATCCAGCGGGAGGCGCCAGTCGACCCCGACCACGTCGGCACCGATGCCCGGCAGCAGGTCGAGGACGTCTCCGAGGCCGAGACCGAAGTGGATGCGGGACACGTCGGTGCCCCGGAGCGCGTCGAACGCGCGACGCGAATGCGGCGCCACCCGCTTGTGATAGTCGGCGCGGGAGAGAGACCCCGCCCAGGAGTCGAACAGCTGCGCGACGCTTGCTCCCGACTCGACCTGGGCGCGCAGGAACGCGCCGGTGACGTCGGCGCACCAGTTCAGCAGAGCGGCCCACGCGTGGGGATCGGTGCGCATGAGGGCGCGGGTGCGCAGCTGCTCCTTGGAGGGGCCGCCCTCGACGAGGTAGCTGGCGAGTGTGTACGGCGCTCCCCCGAACCCCACGAGGGGGGTCGAGCCGAGCTCGGCCACGACGATCGCGACAGCCTCGCGGATCGGAGCGAGCGTCTCAGGATCGATCGGGCGCAGGCGCAGGATGTCGGCGGACGAGCGCACCGGCTGATCGATGACCGGACCGCGGCCGGGGACGATGGTCACGTCGATGCCGGCGAGCAGCACGGGAACGACGATGTCGCTGAA encodes the following:
- a CDS encoding FAD-dependent oxidoreductase, coding for MTADLLVAGGGVAGLVFARRAALAGHRVRLFEAESVFGGQVARQDVAGVALDAGAESFATRGGDGPGTVLALLAELGFADDIVAPAAGAPAWVQERSDRAFPLPAAGLLGIPTILDESLLPALGADGLARARQDATLPPDEGAKAETLGALVRTRMGDRVVDALVAPVVRGVHSTTPDALPIDSASPRLREEFRRTGSLAAAIASIRSTSPAGSQVAGVRGGVFRLVDALVADAAAHGAELITGAPVTAVADDGIEVGGRRLRGIPVLARPRRAPDPTRRITVVTLVVEAPAWRGAPRGTGVLVGPAAQNVRARALTHLTAKWPWIRQALGEREAVRLSYDGSADSDAVDAAVRDAQTLLGAPVDTLLDHTVRTWDRWGRAGTGDPALAVGEERAGTGLAAVVRHAEALATSLTVERASGQPSGERGRMEG
- the hemE gene encoding uroporphyrinogen decarboxylase is translated as MSSPESTPLLPAAHPLVDGRTTNSPLVRAARGDRPERPPVWFMRQAGRSLPEYRASRAGTEMLDACLTPDLAAEITLQPVRRHGVDAAVFFSDIVVPVLLAGIDVTIVPGRGPVIDQPVRSSADILRLRPIDPETLAPIREAVAIVVAELGSTPLVGFGGAPYTLASYLVEGGPSKEQLRTRALMRTDPHAWAALLNWCADVTGAFLRAQVESGASVAQLFDSWAGSLSRADYHKRVAPHSRRAFDALRGTDVSRIHFGLGLGDVLDLLPGIGADVVGVDWRLPLDEANRRLDGRVPLQGNIDPALLNAPWRLLERHVEEVIEAGSAAPAHILNLGHGVPPETDPDALTRIVAFVHDR